Below is a genomic region from Pectobacterium polaris.
GCCGCCTGAGCAGATCGCGGAAAACTATCGCTTCAAAAATTTGTATGACATCTGGCTGAAAGGCGATCACTACAAGTGGCGTGCGATGCGCACCAATGGCGTGCCTGAGCGTTTGTGTACGGGTGATGCCAGCGATTGGGAAAAATTTGAAGCCTGGGCCGCTACCGTGCCGCACACCATCGGCAACCCGCTTTACCACTGGACACATCTGGAACTGCGTCGTCCGTTCGGCATCACCGGCACGCTGCTGTCGCCAAGCACGGCAAAAGACATTTGGGATCGCTGTAATACCATGCTGGAGCGCGATGACTTTACCGCGCGCGGCATCATGCAGCAGATGAACGTGAAAATGGTTGGTACGACAGACGATCCGATTGACGATCTGCGCCACCATAAGACCGTTGCTCAGGATTCAAGCTTCTCTATCAAAGTGTTGCCGAGCTGGCGCCCGGATAAAGCGTTCAACATTGAGCTGGCAACCTTCAACGACTACATGGCGAAACTGGGTGAAGTCTCTGACACCGATATTCGTCGTTTCAGCGATCTGCAAACGGCGCTCACCAAGCGTCTGGATCACTTCGCCGCACACGGCTGTAAAGTGTCTGACCATGCGCTGGATGTGGTGATGTTTGCCGAAGCCGATGACGCCGCGCTGGATAAAATTCTGGCGCGTCGCCTTGCTGGCGAAACGCTAAGTGAACATGAAGTGGCACAGTTCAAGACTGGCGTTCTGGTCTGGCTGGGTGCGGAATATGCCCGTCGCGGCTGGGTTCAGCAGTACCACATTGGCGCACTGCGCAACAACAACCTGCGT
It encodes:
- the uxaC gene encoding glucuronate isomerase, which translates into the protein MPQFMSEDFLLDSEFARRLYHEYAVDQPIFDYHCHLPPEQIAENYRFKNLYDIWLKGDHYKWRAMRTNGVPERLCTGDASDWEKFEAWAATVPHTIGNPLYHWTHLELRRPFGITGTLLSPSTAKDIWDRCNTMLERDDFTARGIMQQMNVKMVGTTDDPIDDLRHHKTVAQDSSFSIKVLPSWRPDKAFNIELATFNDYMAKLGEVSDTDIRRFSDLQTALTKRLDHFAAHGCKVSDHALDVVMFAEADDAALDKILARRLAGETLSEHEVAQFKTGVLVWLGAEYARRGWVQQYHIGALRNNNLRQFKLLGPDVGFDSINDRPLAQELSRLLSKQNEENLLPKTILYCLNPRDNEVLGTMIGNFQGEGMPGKMQFGSGWWFNDQKDGMQRQMTQLAQLGLLSRFVGMLTDSRSFLSYTRHEYFRRILCQMIGRWVEDGEAPADLPLLGEMVKNISFDNAKNYFAIEL